Proteins from a genomic interval of Diaphorobacter sp. HDW4A:
- a CDS encoding arsenate reductase — protein sequence MSTPTITIYGIPNCDTVKKARTWLTAQGVDYQFHDFKKQGVPAERLSDWLKSVGRDKLLNTKGTTWRKLDAEVQARAGDDAGAIEVMKEHASVIKRPVAEWDGKASGRVTVGFDAGKWNELLGN from the coding sequence ATGAGTACCCCCACAATCACCATCTACGGCATCCCCAATTGCGACACCGTGAAAAAGGCCCGCACCTGGCTTACAGCACAAGGTGTGGATTACCAGTTTCACGACTTCAAGAAGCAAGGCGTGCCCGCCGAGCGCCTCTCCGACTGGCTCAAGTCCGTGGGCCGCGACAAGCTGCTCAACACCAAGGGTACGACCTGGCGCAAGCTCGATGCCGAGGTGCAGGCCCGCGCTGGCGATGACGCTGGTGCCATCGAGGTCATGAAGGAACACGCCTCGGTCATCAAGCGCCCGGTCGCAGAATGGGACGGAAAGGCCAGTGGCCGTGTGACCGTGGGCTTTGACGCGGGCAAGTGGAACGAACTGCTCGGCAATTGA
- a CDS encoding glycine zipper 2TM domain-containing protein encodes MNKFVAIALLTSLTTATLPAFAQQEQGRVLSATPVIQQVAIPQQVCGSDYVYSRRQPTGGGALLGAIVGGLAGSAIGGGSGRVAATAIGAMGGSIVGNQVEAGPPGYYPVQRCGTQTSYESRTVGYDVTYEYAGRRYTTRTDYQPGAWIPLSVQPTNQGYNGQYGQYDQYGRPYEQPYGQYPQQYQQQYQQPQVQYQQPYQQPQGYYGDNRYDNEGSYGYDSRGYQNQGGYSAPQAGVVVSSPTGSYTAPVTDNAVEYRNSRGEAYRQ; translated from the coding sequence ATGAATAAGTTTGTTGCCATCGCCCTTCTCACTAGTTTGACTACCGCTACCCTGCCCGCATTCGCGCAGCAGGAGCAGGGGCGCGTGCTCTCCGCCACGCCGGTGATTCAGCAGGTGGCGATTCCGCAGCAAGTCTGCGGCAGTGACTATGTCTATTCGCGCCGCCAGCCCACAGGCGGCGGTGCTCTGCTGGGCGCCATCGTCGGCGGCCTCGCTGGAAGCGCCATCGGCGGCGGCTCGGGCCGTGTGGCGGCCACCGCCATCGGCGCCATGGGTGGCTCCATCGTCGGCAATCAGGTCGAAGCAGGCCCTCCCGGTTACTACCCCGTGCAGCGCTGCGGCACGCAGACCTCCTACGAGAGCCGCACGGTCGGCTACGACGTGACCTACGAATACGCAGGCCGCCGCTACACCACGCGCACCGACTACCAACCCGGCGCATGGATTCCGCTCTCGGTACAGCCCACCAACCAAGGCTACAACGGCCAGTATGGTCAATATGACCAGTACGGTCGCCCCTACGAGCAGCCCTACGGCCAGTACCCACAGCAATACCAGCAGCAATACCAGCAACCACAGGTGCAGTATCAACAACCGTACCAGCAGCCTCAGGGCTACTACGGCGACAACCGCTATGACAACGAGGGCAGCTACGGCTACGACAGTCGTGGTTACCAGAACCAGGGTGGCTACAGCGCTCCTCAGGCGGGCGTCGTGGTCTCCAGCCCCACGGGCAGCTACACCGCGCCGGTCACGGACAACGCTGTCGAGTACCGCAACTCGCGCGGCGAGGCCTATCGCCAGTGA
- a CDS encoding pyrimidine/purine nucleoside phosphorylase — MTTEKIDGVSLTTKANVYFDGKCVSHSFTYPDGTKKSVGVVLPSELTFGTAAAEIMECVGGGCEYKLAGSDQWVKSGPGEKFSIPADSKFDIRVTEAYHYICHYA, encoded by the coding sequence ATGACCACCGAAAAGATTGACGGCGTATCTCTCACGACCAAAGCCAATGTGTACTTCGACGGAAAATGCGTGAGTCACAGCTTCACCTATCCCGACGGCACCAAGAAGTCCGTGGGCGTGGTCCTACCGTCCGAGCTCACCTTTGGCACCGCCGCTGCCGAGATCATGGAATGCGTGGGCGGTGGCTGTGAATACAAGCTCGCCGGCTCCGACCAGTGGGTAAAGTCCGGCCCGGGCGAGAAGTTCAGCATCCCGGCCGACTCCAAATTCGACATCCGGGTGACCGAGGCATATCACTACATCTGCCACTACGCTTGA
- the argG gene encoding argininosuccinate synthase: protein MANILQNLPVGQKVGIAFSGGLDTSAALRWMKNKGALPYAYTANLGQPDEADYDEIPRKAMEYGAEKARLIDCRTQLANEGIAAIQAGAFHISTGGITYFNTTPLGRAVTGTMLVAAMKEDDVNIWGDGSTFKGNDIERFYRYGLLTNPALKIYKPWLDQQFIDELGGRTEMSEFLIKEGFGYKMSVEKAYSTDSNMLGATHEAKDLEFLNSGIRIVNPIMGVAFWKPEVEVKAEEVSVTFEEGRPVALNGKRIDDLVELFLEANRIGGRHGLGMSDQIENRIIEAKSRGIYEAPGMALLHIAYERLVTGIHNEDTIEQYRINGLKLGRLLYQGRWFDPQAIMLRESAQRWIARAVTGTVTLELRRGNDYSLLNTESPNLTYAPERLSMEKVEDAPFSQADRIGQLTMRNLDIVDTRDKLRVYSEAGLLSLGGNAALAQLNDGSKK from the coding sequence ATGGCAAACATCCTGCAAAACCTCCCCGTCGGCCAGAAGGTCGGCATCGCCTTCTCCGGCGGCCTCGACACCAGCGCAGCCCTGCGCTGGATGAAGAACAAGGGCGCCCTGCCCTACGCGTACACCGCCAACCTCGGCCAGCCCGATGAAGCCGACTACGACGAAATCCCCCGCAAGGCGATGGAATACGGCGCGGAGAAAGCCCGCCTGATCGACTGCCGCACGCAACTGGCCAACGAAGGCATCGCCGCCATCCAGGCCGGCGCGTTCCACATCTCCACCGGCGGCATCACCTACTTCAACACCACACCTCTGGGCCGTGCTGTGACCGGCACCATGCTCGTGGCCGCGATGAAGGAAGACGACGTCAACATCTGGGGTGACGGCTCGACCTTCAAGGGCAACGACATCGAGCGTTTCTACCGCTACGGTCTGCTGACCAACCCGGCACTCAAGATCTACAAGCCCTGGCTCGACCAGCAGTTCATCGACGAACTGGGCGGTCGCACCGAAATGTCGGAATTCCTGATCAAGGAAGGTTTCGGCTACAAGATGTCGGTCGAAAAGGCCTACTCCACCGACTCCAACATGCTTGGCGCAACCCACGAAGCCAAGGATCTGGAATTCCTGAACAGCGGCATCCGCATCGTCAACCCAATCATGGGCGTGGCGTTCTGGAAGCCTGAGGTCGAAGTGAAGGCTGAGGAAGTCTCCGTGACTTTCGAAGAAGGCCGTCCGGTGGCCCTGAACGGCAAGCGCATCGATGACCTGGTGGAACTGTTCCTCGAAGCCAACCGCATCGGTGGCCGCCACGGCCTCGGCATGAGCGACCAGATCGAGAACCGCATCATCGAAGCCAAGAGCCGCGGCATCTACGAAGCCCCCGGCATGGCGCTGCTGCACATCGCTTACGAGCGTCTCGTGACCGGCATCCACAACGAAGACACCATCGAACAGTACCGCATCAACGGCCTGAAGCTCGGCCGCCTGCTGTACCAAGGCCGCTGGTTCGACCCGCAGGCCATCATGCTGCGTGAATCTGCCCAGCGCTGGATCGCCCGCGCAGTGACCGGCACCGTGACACTGGAACTGCGTCGCGGCAACGACTACTCGCTGCTCAACACCGAGTCACCCAACCTGACCTACGCTCCCGAGCGCCTGTCGATGGAAAAGGTGGAAGACGCGCCATTCAGCCAGGCAGACCGCATCGGCCAATTGACCATGCGCAACCTCGACATCGTCGACACCCGCGACAAGCTGCGCGTGTACTCCGAGGCAGGTCTGCTCTCGCTGGGTGGCAATGCCGCACTGGCGCAACTGAACGACGGCAGCAAGAAGTAA
- a CDS encoding tripartite tricarboxylate transporter substrate binding protein yields MLRRNALLAAAAVTLTAGTPAIVHAKDAWPVKTITLVQPYSPGGTSDMLARIIALELEKRIDANVIVDSKAGANGNIATAFVSRAKPDGGTYLVGSSSPVVISPTLYKSVPYDPRKDLTPITTIAKAPFLLVTSAKSGINSMDDLMKQIKADKVNFGSAGAGSPQHMLVEMFQMQAKVKSPHIPYKGSAPLILAVMSNEVQYAIDNPVPLKPQIDAGKIKALAITSKNASPKFPGVKSLHEQGFTNFEVEPWYGMIGSKNMPKELAERMNGYVQDILKQDNVKQKISELGAEAYGMGTADFAKLIDADIKKWGEAVKASGATAD; encoded by the coding sequence ATGCTTCGCAGAAATGCTTTGCTCGCCGCCGCAGCCGTGACGCTCACCGCTGGCACACCCGCCATCGTGCACGCCAAAGACGCCTGGCCCGTCAAGACCATCACTCTGGTGCAGCCCTACTCGCCCGGTGGCACCAGCGACATGCTGGCCCGCATCATCGCGCTGGAACTCGAAAAGCGCATCGATGCCAACGTCATCGTTGACAGCAAGGCCGGTGCCAACGGCAACATCGCCACCGCCTTCGTGAGCCGCGCCAAGCCGGACGGCGGCACCTACCTCGTGGGCTCGAGCAGCCCCGTGGTGATCTCGCCCACGCTGTACAAGAGCGTTCCCTACGATCCACGCAAGGATCTGACGCCGATCACCACTATCGCCAAGGCACCCTTCCTGCTGGTGACCAGCGCCAAGTCGGGCATCAACTCGATGGACGACCTGATGAAGCAGATCAAGGCCGACAAGGTGAACTTCGGCTCCGCCGGTGCCGGTTCGCCCCAGCACATGCTGGTCGAGATGTTCCAGATGCAGGCCAAGGTGAAATCGCCCCACATCCCGTACAAGGGCTCGGCTCCATTGATCCTTGCCGTGATGTCCAACGAGGTGCAATACGCCATCGACAACCCCGTGCCGCTCAAGCCGCAGATCGATGCCGGCAAGATCAAGGCACTGGCCATCACCAGCAAGAACGCCTCGCCCAAGTTCCCCGGAGTGAAGAGCCTGCACGAGCAAGGCTTCACCAACTTCGAGGTGGAACCCTGGTACGGCATGATCGGCTCCAAGAACATGCCCAAGGAACTGGCCGAGCGCATGAACGGCTACGTGCAGGACATCCTGAAGCAAGACAACGTCAAGCAGAAAATCTCCGAGCTGGGTGCCGAAGCCTACGGCATGGGCACCGCAGACTTCGCCAAGCTGATCGACGCAGACATCAAAAAGTGGGGCGAGGCCGTGAAGGCGTCCGGCGCCACCGCCGACTGA
- the murB gene encoding UDP-N-acetylmuramate dehydrogenase has product MLVENNVPLQQYNTFGIVAKAHMLVRAQSVQDVRDLIFAPELAGQPVFVLGGGSNIVITGDVKPVVLKMEIKGLRLVEETDKAWIVEAGAGEVWHDAVAWTIEHGFPGLENLALIPGTVGAAPVQNIGAYGVELQDRFDALDAVDLATGQSFTLDAAQCAFGYRDSVFKHAPQLPEADGDLPRGMGLAGRAVITHVRFRLSKQWKPELGYADLERKRVETGVSEPSAKQIFDWVCEIRRAKLPDPAVIGNAGSFFKNPTVTEYQCADIIEREPKIVHYPMADGSIKLAAGWLIDSCGWKGKSIGKAGVYEKQALVLVNRGNGDDSVTGGEVMTLARAIQTSVYERFGIRLEPEPVVV; this is encoded by the coding sequence ATGTTAGTCGAGAACAACGTTCCTCTCCAGCAATACAACACCTTTGGCATCGTTGCCAAGGCGCATATGCTGGTGCGCGCCCAATCGGTTCAGGATGTGCGCGACCTGATTTTTGCTCCTGAGCTGGCCGGTCAACCGGTCTTTGTGCTGGGTGGCGGCAGCAATATTGTGATCACTGGGGATGTCAAACCCGTGGTGCTCAAAATGGAGATCAAGGGGCTGCGTCTGGTCGAGGAGACCGACAAGGCCTGGATCGTGGAGGCGGGCGCGGGCGAGGTCTGGCACGATGCCGTGGCCTGGACCATCGAGCACGGCTTTCCGGGCCTTGAGAATCTGGCGCTGATTCCCGGCACCGTCGGCGCGGCGCCGGTACAGAACATCGGCGCGTACGGAGTCGAGTTGCAGGATCGCTTCGATGCGCTCGATGCGGTCGATCTGGCCACAGGGCAGAGTTTCACGCTCGATGCAGCACAGTGCGCGTTTGGCTACCGCGATTCGGTGTTCAAGCATGCGCCGCAGTTACCCGAGGCGGACGGTGACCTGCCGCGCGGCATGGGGCTTGCTGGACGCGCGGTGATCACCCACGTGCGTTTTCGTCTGTCCAAACAATGGAAGCCCGAACTGGGCTATGCCGATCTGGAGCGCAAGCGGGTTGAAACCGGCGTGAGCGAGCCCAGCGCCAAGCAGATCTTCGACTGGGTCTGCGAGATCCGGCGCGCCAAGTTGCCCGACCCGGCCGTGATCGGCAATGCGGGCAGCTTCTTCAAGAACCCGACCGTCACCGAATACCAGTGCGCTGACATCATCGAGCGCGAGCCAAAGATCGTGCACTACCCGATGGCGGATGGTTCGATCAAGCTGGCTGCGGGCTGGTTGATCGACTCCTGCGGCTGGAAGGGCAAGTCGATCGGCAAGGCGGGCGTCTACGAAAAGCAGGCGCTGGTGCTGGTCAATCGCGGCAATGGCGACGACAGCGTGACGGGGGGGGAAGTGATGACGCTGGCCCGGGCGATACAGACCAGCGTCTATGAACGCTTTGGCATCCGGCTGGAGCCGGAGCCAGTGGTTGTCTGA
- a CDS encoding YajQ family cyclic di-GMP-binding protein, translating to MPSFDTVLEANFVEVKNAIENTAKEIGTRFDFKGSSAGVELKDKEITMFGDAEFQLQQVEDILRNKLSKRNVDVRFLDVGKAQKIGGDKLKQVIKVRNGIDAENAKKIQKALKESKLKLQAAIQEEKVRVTGAKRDDLQAAMALIRKDIADLPLSFDNFRD from the coding sequence ATGCCTTCTTTTGATACCGTCCTGGAAGCCAACTTCGTCGAAGTGAAAAACGCCATCGAAAACACCGCCAAAGAAATCGGCACGCGTTTCGATTTCAAGGGCAGCTCTGCCGGGGTGGAGCTCAAGGACAAGGAAATCACCATGTTCGGTGATGCCGAGTTCCAGCTCCAGCAGGTCGAGGACATCCTGCGCAACAAGCTCTCCAAGCGCAATGTGGATGTGCGTTTCCTCGATGTCGGCAAGGCCCAGAAGATCGGCGGCGACAAGCTCAAGCAGGTCATCAAGGTGCGCAACGGTATCGACGCCGAAAATGCCAAGAAGATTCAGAAAGCGCTCAAGGAAAGCAAACTCAAGCTGCAGGCCGCCATTCAGGAAGAAAAAGTGCGCGTGACCGGAGCCAAGCGCGACGACCTCCAGGCTGCGATGGCGCTGATCCGCAAAGACATTGCAGACCTGCCGCTGTCGTTCGACAATTTCCGCGACTGA
- a CDS encoding TIGR02281 family clan AA aspartic protease: MHFPAFTVARASVAAASLALAALPALAQQAALVGVLGNKALLVIDGKSPRTLGAGDSASGVKVISVGGDSAVVESGGGRVTLRLGDTPVHVSANGAGDKQRLVLRADSRGHFVNSGLINGKVMQYMVDTGATLVAFSQSEALRMGVKFQDGQQVMIGTGNGSVAAHRIKLDSVRTGDIELRNVDAVVLPQPMPYVLLGNSFLNAFQMSRTNDEMVLERK, from the coding sequence ATGCACTTCCCAGCCTTCACCGTTGCCCGTGCATCCGTCGCGGCTGCGTCGCTTGCTCTTGCCGCATTGCCCGCCTTGGCCCAACAGGCCGCTCTGGTGGGGGTGCTAGGAAACAAGGCGCTGCTCGTCATCGACGGCAAGTCCCCGCGCACGCTGGGGGCGGGTGATTCCGCCTCGGGCGTCAAGGTGATCTCGGTCGGAGGAGACAGCGCGGTCGTCGAGTCGGGGGGCGGGCGCGTCACGCTGCGGCTGGGCGATACGCCAGTGCATGTGAGTGCCAACGGAGCAGGAGACAAGCAGCGGCTCGTGCTGCGCGCTGATTCGCGCGGTCACTTCGTGAATTCCGGGCTCATCAACGGCAAAGTCATGCAGTACATGGTCGACACCGGAGCGACGCTGGTGGCATTCAGCCAATCCGAAGCGCTGCGCATGGGCGTGAAGTTCCAGGACGGCCAGCAAGTGATGATCGGCACCGGAAACGGCAGCGTCGCCGCGCACCGCATCAAGCTCGACAGCGTGCGCACCGGTGACATCGAATTGCGCAATGTGGATGCCGTCGTACTGCCCCAACCCATGCCCTATGTCCTGCTGGGCAACAGCTTTCTGAACGCATTTCAGATGAGCCGCACAAACGATGAAATGGTGCTGGAGCGGAAATAG
- a CDS encoding HD-GYP domain-containing protein — MSALAGNIPIVESASRNEYEELLAQWGDMQATLAFLLRRPQQTADFPTKIRQCDQWLQEMVAQDVDSTLYLIFQLASTNGTGYSASHALVCASLCHILAQELGLPRNERDSLVRAAFTMNIGMTELQDELAERADPITAQQQEAINRHAEKGMALLEHVGVADDLWLDSVAYHHTPQRDRAREPLKSLQPEERLTYILASVDRYAAFISPRKSRIGRSATESMRALLGKNVSQSDEVGFILVRTIGLCPPGTFVKLDNGDTAIVLRRGESTSFPIVASLIDVDGEAYPEPELHYTVHGKRRVINALPSSAVSMGTNHYTMVRMGLMAAGRRLGSPP; from the coding sequence ATGAGTGCACTTGCAGGAAACATCCCCATCGTCGAATCGGCCTCGCGCAACGAGTACGAAGAGCTTCTGGCCCAATGGGGCGACATGCAGGCTACTCTGGCATTTCTGCTGCGCCGCCCCCAACAGACGGCGGATTTCCCGACCAAGATCCGCCAATGCGACCAGTGGCTGCAGGAGATGGTCGCGCAAGATGTGGATTCGACCCTGTACCTGATCTTTCAATTGGCATCGACCAACGGCACGGGCTACAGCGCATCACATGCACTGGTGTGCGCCTCACTTTGCCACATCCTCGCGCAGGAACTCGGACTGCCGCGCAATGAGCGAGACAGCCTCGTGCGCGCGGCATTCACCATGAACATCGGCATGACGGAACTGCAGGACGAACTCGCCGAACGTGCCGACCCGATCACCGCCCAGCAGCAGGAAGCCATCAACCGCCACGCCGAAAAAGGCATGGCGCTGCTGGAACACGTGGGCGTGGCCGACGACCTCTGGCTCGACTCCGTCGCCTACCACCACACGCCACAGCGCGACCGCGCACGCGAGCCGCTCAAGAGCCTGCAGCCCGAAGAGCGCCTTACATACATTCTGGCCTCGGTGGATCGCTATGCGGCCTTCATCAGCCCCCGTAAATCACGCATCGGCCGCAGTGCCACAGAGTCCATGCGGGCCCTGCTCGGCAAGAACGTGTCGCAAAGCGACGAGGTGGGTTTCATTCTGGTGCGCACCATCGGCCTGTGCCCGCCCGGCACTTTTGTGAAACTGGACAACGGCGACACCGCCATCGTGTTGCGACGCGGTGAATCCACCAGCTTCCCCATCGTCGCCAGCCTCATCGATGTCGACGGCGAGGCCTACCCTGAGCCCGAGTTGCACTACACCGTACACGGCAAACGCCGCGTGATCAACGCCCTGCCCAGCAGCGCGGTCAGTATGGGAACGAACCACTACACCATGGTGCGCATGGGCCTGATGGCTGCTGGAAGGCGTTTGGGCTCCCCCCCCTGA
- the plsY gene encoding glycerol-3-phosphate 1-O-acyltransferase PlsY — protein sequence MSPIVLSIVVTIAAYLIGSLSFAVIVSSVMGLNDPRTYGSGNPGATNVLRSGSKPAAVLTLLLDAVKGWLPVVLVRWFGQPYGLEEGTIAAVGLAAFLGHLWPVFFKFKGGKGVATAAGVLIGISGWLGLATLATWLIIAVFFRYSSLASLAAAVFAPFFYVLGGGVAWTMDARIGVAIAVMSGLLIYRHKENITRLLAGKESKIGSKKKSS from the coding sequence GTGAGCCCCATCGTACTTTCCATCGTCGTCACCATCGCGGCCTATCTTATCGGCTCGCTGTCGTTCGCGGTCATCGTCAGCAGCGTGATGGGGCTGAACGACCCCCGCACCTACGGCAGCGGCAATCCCGGTGCGACCAATGTGCTGCGCTCGGGCAGCAAGCCAGCGGCGGTCCTGACCTTGTTGCTCGACGCCGTGAAGGGGTGGTTGCCAGTGGTGCTGGTGCGCTGGTTCGGCCAGCCTTACGGATTGGAAGAGGGCACCATCGCCGCCGTTGGCCTGGCCGCATTTCTGGGCCACCTGTGGCCGGTGTTTTTCAAGTTCAAAGGCGGCAAAGGCGTGGCGACCGCGGCTGGCGTCCTCATCGGCATCAGCGGCTGGCTGGGGCTGGCGACACTCGCCACCTGGCTGATCATTGCGGTGTTCTTCCGTTACTCGTCGCTCGCTTCGTTGGCGGCGGCGGTGTTTGCACCGTTTTTCTATGTGCTGGGCGGGGGCGTGGCGTGGACCATGGATGCGCGCATCGGCGTGGCCATTGCCGTCATGTCCGGATTGCTGATCTACCGCCACAAAGAAAACATCACCCGTTTGCTTGCTGGAAAAGAATCCAAAATTGGTTCCAAGAAGAAGTCTTCTTGA
- the ybaK gene encoding Cys-tRNA(Pro) deacylase yields the protein MSKKDKSAHVSETPATQLLRANRVEFTEHPYEYVEHGGTEHSAECLGLDEHHVVKTLVMQDQDAKPLIVLMHGDCKVSTKNLARQIGAKSIEPCKPEVAHRHSGYLVGGTSPFGTKKQMPVYIEQSILELPRIAINGGRRGFLVQLSPQVCVDLLQAKPVQCALAE from the coding sequence ATGAGCAAGAAGGACAAATCCGCTCATGTGAGCGAAACCCCCGCCACGCAGCTGCTGCGTGCCAACCGGGTGGAGTTCACTGAGCATCCATATGAGTACGTCGAGCATGGTGGTACGGAGCACAGCGCCGAGTGTCTGGGGCTCGATGAGCACCACGTCGTCAAGACGCTGGTGATGCAGGATCAGGACGCCAAGCCGCTGATTGTGCTGATGCATGGCGACTGCAAGGTGTCGACCAAGAACCTCGCGCGCCAGATCGGCGCCAAAAGCATCGAGCCCTGCAAGCCCGAGGTGGCCCATCGGCACAGCGGTTATCTGGTCGGCGGCACATCGCCGTTCGGCACGAAGAAGCAGATGCCGGTCTACATCGAGCAGAGCATTCTGGAGTTGCCGCGCATCGCCATCAACGGCGGTCGGCGCGGATTTCTGGTGCAGTTGAGCCCGCAGGTGTGCGTGGATCTGCTACAAGCCAAACCGGTGCAGTGCGCGCTGGCAGAATAG
- a CDS encoding aldo/keto reductase, giving the protein MNLISLGQSDLKVTPICLGTMTFGEQVSQQTSHAILDRALDRGVNFVDTAEMYAVPTRRETAGATEAIIGNWFASNPGVRNRVVLASKVAGPSRATPWIREGAGMTAADIVASCEGSLKRLKTDVIDLYQIHWPERHVPAFGLMYYDPKKDESSTPILEQLKALDQLVRAGKVRYIGLSNETPYGVHEFVKFAEQFGLPRVVSVQNPYSLLNRSWENAMDESCHRLGLSLLAYSPLGYGLLSGKYDASGTTGPGAPAEGRLAMFESMRKQRWGRKESWETGKLYNQLARDNGLTPTQMALAFCYTKWQVTSTILGVTTVAQLDEDIDIWGTQLAPAVLQGIDAIRKLHRDPAQ; this is encoded by the coding sequence ATGAATCTGATTTCCCTTGGCCAAAGTGATTTGAAGGTCACGCCCATCTGTCTGGGTACGATGACGTTTGGTGAGCAGGTCTCGCAGCAGACCTCGCACGCAATCCTCGACCGCGCGCTGGATCGCGGTGTGAATTTTGTCGACACGGCCGAGATGTACGCCGTGCCGACCCGCCGGGAAACCGCCGGTGCGACCGAAGCCATCATCGGCAACTGGTTCGCATCCAACCCCGGCGTGCGCAACCGTGTGGTGCTGGCGAGCAAGGTGGCCGGGCCATCGCGCGCCACGCCATGGATCCGCGAAGGCGCGGGGATGACGGCCGCCGACATCGTCGCGTCGTGCGAGGGCAGCCTCAAGCGTCTGAAGACCGACGTGATCGACCTCTACCAGATCCACTGGCCCGAGCGCCATGTGCCTGCCTTCGGTCTGATGTATTACGACCCGAAGAAGGATGAGAGCAGTACACCGATTCTTGAACAGCTGAAGGCGCTCGACCAACTGGTGCGCGCGGGCAAGGTGCGCTACATCGGGCTGTCGAACGAGACGCCGTATGGCGTGCACGAATTCGTGAAGTTTGCCGAGCAGTTTGGCCTGCCGCGTGTGGTGTCGGTGCAGAACCCGTATTCGCTGCTCAACCGCAGCTGGGAAAATGCGATGGACGAGAGCTGCCATCGGCTCGGTCTGTCGCTGCTCGCCTATTCACCGCTGGGCTATGGGCTGCTGTCGGGCAAGTACGACGCGAGCGGCACCACCGGGCCGGGCGCTCCTGCCGAGGGGCGCCTCGCGATGTTCGAGTCCATGCGCAAGCAGCGCTGGGGACGCAAGGAGTCGTGGGAAACCGGCAAGCTCTACAACCAGCTCGCGCGCGACAACGGCCTCACGCCCACGCAGATGGCGCTGGCGTTCTGCTATACCAAGTGGCAGGTGACGAGCACGATCCTTGGCGTGACGACCGTCGCGCAGCTCGATGAAGACATCGATATCTGGGGCACGCAGCTCGCGCCCGCGGTGCTGCAGGGCATTGACGCGATCCGCAAGCTCCATCGCGATCCCGCGCAGTGA
- a CDS encoding alpha/beta fold hydrolase: MYTEQRTARQLSVPVRNMPYHVRVWGDPDAQSAGKLPPLVMVHGWMDVGASYQFVVDAFSDAFADGRLIIAPDWRGFGHSMPSHAQDHYVFADYLADLDQLIDHFSPDAPVDLVGHSMGGNVSMMYAGARPARIRRLVNLEGFGLAASRPAQAPARYAKWMDELRQYERGEMALKPYDSRDGVALRLMKTNPRISADKAQWLAQHWAAPDEHGKWHILGAASHKIITPMLFRADEMLAMYEAIAAPVLSIEAEENHIERWSGGAYSLAEFHQRLAHVRDARSAQVNDAAHMLHHDQPEAVARLIEDFLA; the protein is encoded by the coding sequence ATGTACACCGAACAACGCACCGCCCGCCAGCTCTCCGTCCCCGTGCGCAACATGCCCTACCATGTGCGCGTCTGGGGCGACCCCGATGCGCAGTCCGCCGGAAAACTGCCGCCGCTCGTGATGGTGCATGGCTGGATGGATGTGGGCGCGTCCTACCAGTTCGTGGTCGATGCGTTCAGCGACGCGTTCGCCGACGGCCGCCTGATCATCGCGCCCGACTGGCGCGGCTTCGGTCATTCCATGCCGAGTCATGCGCAGGACCACTATGTGTTCGCCGACTACCTCGCCGATCTCGACCAACTGATCGACCACTTCTCACCCGATGCGCCCGTCGACCTCGTGGGCCACAGCATGGGCGGCAACGTGAGCATGATGTACGCGGGTGCACGCCCCGCACGCATCCGCCGTCTGGTCAATCTGGAAGGTTTCGGCCTCGCCGCTTCACGCCCCGCGCAAGCACCCGCGCGCTACGCGAAATGGATGGATGAGCTGCGCCAGTATGAGCGCGGCGAGATGGCACTCAAGCCCTACGACAGCCGCGACGGCGTGGCGCTGCGCCTCATGAAGACCAATCCGCGCATCTCCGCCGACAAGGCACAGTGGCTTGCGCAGCACTGGGCCGCGCCGGACGAGCACGGCAAGTGGCACATCCTCGGTGCGGCCTCGCACAAGATCATCACGCCGATGCTGTTTCGCGCAGATGAAATGCTGGCCATGTACGAAGCCATCGCCGCGCCCGTGCTGTCGATCGAGGCCGAAGAAAACCACATCGAGAGATGGTCCGGCGGGGCCTACTCTCTGGCCGAATTCCACCAGCGTCTCGCCCATGTACGCGACGCCCGCTCGGCCCAAGTGAACGACGCCGCGCACATGCTGCACCACGATCAGCCCGAAGCCGTCGCGCGCCTGATTGAAGACTTTCTGGCGTGA